Within Methyloversatilis discipulorum, the genomic segment AGAACCTCGATCAGGCGCGTGACGCGATCGGCAAGAACTGGGACAGCTATCGCGCCAGCCAGATGACGGCGGAGGAGAAGACGCTGGTCGAGCAGGCCGTGCCGCTGATGAAGACCGCCGACGCGTCGATCGAACGTCTGGCCGCCATCATGGCGAACAAGGACATGGCGGCGCTGACCGCCTACACGGTGCAAGACCTGTATCCGGTGATCGATCCGATCTCCGGCAAGATCAGCGAGCTGGTCGATCTGCAGATCCGCGTTGCGGGTTCCGAAATCGAGCACGTGCGCAGCGAATCGTCGTCGGCATTCGCCGTCATGGCAGCGCTGCTCGCCGTGGGCGTGCTGATCGCAGCGGTCGGCGCCTGGCTGCTGCTGCGCTCGATACTGCGGCCGATCGCCGACGTGAAGGCCATCGTCCGCCGCATGGCGGAGGGCCGGCTCGACGTCGAGGTGGAGACCACGCGCCGCGACGAGATGGTGGCCATCCTCGACGCGATGAAGACGATGAAGATCAAGCTCGGTGCCGACATGGCCGAGGAACGTCGTGTGGCAGACGAGAATCTGCGCATCCGCGAAGCGCTCGATTCGGTCACCACCAATGTGCGCATCGCCGATCCGGACGGCAAGGTGCTCTATGCAAACAAGACGCTGATCGACACGCTGCGCCGCACCGAGGCGGAAATCCGCCGGAAGGTGCCGCAGTTCTCGGCCGAGCGCTTCGTCGGCAGCGACATCACCGTGTTCTACGACGATCCTGAAGCGGCGCGTCGCCGCCTGGCCTCGCTGTCCAGCACGGTCAAAAGCGAGATTGTCATCGGCGGTCGCCTGTACCAGCTCACCACCAGCCCGATCACCAATGCGGCCGGTCAGCGACTGGGTTCGGTCGGCGAATGGCTGGACCGCACCGACGAGGCCGCCATCGAGAAGGAAGTGACCGATCTGGTGCGCAGCGCCGGCAATGGCGACTTCTCACAACGCCTGACGGTGGACGGCAAGCAGGGCTTCTTCCGTCAGCTGGCCGAAGGTCTGAACGGCCTGGTACAGCAGGTTTCCGATGGCTTGAGCGATGTGGCCAAGGTGCTCAACGCGATGGCCGGTGGTGACCTGAATCGCAGGATCGAGCGCGAGTACGCCGGAACCTTCGCGCAACTGAAGGACGACACGAACACGACGGTGGACAAGCTGCGGGAGGTGGTCGGCCGGATCAAGGAATCGACGGAAGCGATCAACACCGCTGCGCGGGAGATTACGGCCGGCAATGCGGACCTGAGTTCGCGCACCGAAGAGCAGGCGAGCTCGCTGGAAGAGACGGCCAGTTCGATGGAAGAGCTCAATGCGACGGTGAAGCAGAACGCGGAAAGCGCGCAGAAGGCGAACCAGCTGGGTCACCAGAGCAACGAAGCGGTGATGCGCGGTGCGGAGACGGTGAAGCGGGTGGTGCTGACGATGTCGGACATTCAGGACTCGAGCCGGAAGATCG encodes:
- a CDS encoding methyl-accepting chemotaxis protein; the encoded protein is MRINSPVTGREVELTERHNLVSRTDLQGRITFANRDFVEVSGFDEAELVGQPHNVVRHPDMPREAFDDMWRCLKAERPWTGLVKNRCKNGDHYWVLANATPLLENGVVTGYISVRTRASREQIAAAESAYRAFREGQARGLAIRDGVVVRSGFSPTRFVAALSIRARMFAIVGILGLTMAGIAATGMQAMQTSESILKVVYNERVVPTQQLKVVADMYAVNIVDTAHKVRNGNIDFAAGSKNLDQARDAIGKNWDSYRASQMTAEEKTLVEQAVPLMKTADASIERLAAIMANKDMAALTAYTVQDLYPVIDPISGKISELVDLQIRVAGSEIEHVRSESSSAFAVMAALLAVGVLIAAVGAWLLLRSILRPIADVKAIVRRMAEGRLDVEVETTRRDEMVAILDAMKTMKIKLGADMAEERRVADENLRIREALDSVTTNVRIADPDGKVLYANKTLIDTLRRTEAEIRRKVPQFSAERFVGSDITVFYDDPEAARRRLASLSSTVKSEIVIGGRLYQLTTSPITNAAGQRLGSVGEWLDRTDEAAIEKEVTDLVRSAGNGDFSQRLTVDGKQGFFRQLAEGLNGLVQQVSDGLSDVAKVLNAMAGGDLNRRIEREYAGTFAQLKDDTNTTVDKLREVVGRIKESTEAINTAAREITAGNADLSSRTEEQASSLEETASSMEELNATVKQNAESAQKANQLGHQSNEAVMRGAETVKRVVLTMSDIQDSSRKIADIIGVIDSIAFQTNILALNAAVEAARAGEQGRGFAVVASEVRNLAQRSAQAAKEIKGLIADSVERVDGGAKLVAEAGATMEQVVDSFRQVTGLVTDIASASQEQSSGIAQVTQAVSQMDGVTQQNAALVEQAAAAAESLEEQARSLMRAVGQFKLDEGGRVASSFDTPAAVSREAANSEPVLPRSRGGALGKVKRIAPTAQPAFAEEEWEEF